Proteins encoded by one window of Micromonospora coxensis:
- the thrB gene encoding homoserine kinase, with amino-acid sequence MPLTFTAGPVRVRVPATSANLGPGFDALGLALGLHDDVTAEVTSGGVRVAVHGEGAGELPEDDRHLVARAMRRTFDVLGGQPAGLALECVNRIPQARGLGSSSAAIVAGVLLARALVTDGVERLDDAGALRLAAEIEGHPDNVAPCLLGGFTIAWTEPSGAGAVSLPVAEGVRPTVFVPAERGLTETARAALPATVPHADAALNAGRAALLVHALTAAPALLLPATVDRLHQDYRAPGMPQTAALVAALRAAGVAAVVSGAGPTVLALTEPPADFAPGTEWQVWRLAIEASGATVARGRLGHAERGPVAAGRKS; translated from the coding sequence GTGCCGTTGACTTTCACCGCCGGTCCGGTCCGGGTCCGGGTCCCCGCCACCAGCGCCAACCTCGGTCCGGGCTTCGACGCGCTCGGTCTCGCCCTCGGGCTGCACGACGACGTGACGGCGGAGGTGACCTCCGGGGGCGTACGCGTGGCGGTGCACGGCGAGGGCGCCGGTGAGCTGCCGGAGGACGACCGGCACCTGGTGGCCCGGGCGATGCGCCGTACCTTCGACGTGCTGGGTGGGCAGCCGGCCGGGCTGGCGCTGGAGTGCGTCAACCGGATCCCGCAGGCCCGTGGGCTGGGTTCGTCCTCGGCGGCGATCGTGGCCGGGGTGCTGCTGGCCCGGGCCCTGGTGACCGACGGCGTCGAGCGGCTCGACGACGCCGGGGCGCTGCGGCTGGCGGCCGAGATCGAGGGCCACCCGGACAACGTGGCCCCCTGCCTGCTGGGCGGCTTCACGATCGCCTGGACGGAGCCGTCCGGGGCCGGCGCGGTCTCGCTGCCCGTCGCCGAGGGGGTCCGGCCCACCGTCTTCGTCCCGGCCGAGCGGGGCCTCACCGAGACGGCGCGGGCGGCGCTGCCGGCCACCGTCCCGCACGCCGACGCCGCGCTGAACGCCGGCCGGGCCGCCCTGCTGGTGCACGCCCTGACCGCCGCGCCGGCGCTGCTGCTGCCGGCCACCGTCGACCGGCTGCACCAGGACTACCGCGCCCCCGGCATGCCACAGACGGCCGCTCTGGTCGCCGCGTTGCGTGCGGCCGGTGTGGCGGCCGTGGTCAGTGGGGCGGGGCCCACCGTGCTGGCCCTGACCGAGCCGCCCGCCGACTTCGCGCCGGGAACAGAATGGCAGGTCTGGCGGTTGGCGATAGAGGCGAGCGGTGCGACCGTCGCGCGGGGTAGACTGGGACACGCCGAGCGGGGCCCTGTTGCCGCAGGTCGGAAGAGTTGA
- a CDS encoding MFS transporter, producing MSSTLSVLTRNRDFRNLFLAELVVFGADWFVMVPLLVLLPELTGSGVWGALVLALDTGVVALLLPYTGTIADRFDRKKIMMVANLAALVGVLLLLGVRDAGTAWLAMAGIAVLAVAKAFYSPAAQAALPNVLDPEELAAGNAVAGSAWGTMTVVGASLGGVLSAATGPYTSFWVAAVGLALAAGLAALIRRPLQAPREADRPTPRTWAAIREALGHIGHRPRVLALVTVKSAVGLGNGVLTVFPLLAAVYGAGSVGTGLLFAARGAGALVGPILMRRVLTNRAWLLPGLAVSMSLYGLSYLGASVAGWFPLVLLLVFVAHFGGGSNWVLSNFALQGEVPDRLRGRIFATDMMLATLAISVSQLVVASVVDVVDERVVLAGCGLVTLVYAVGWRIATRRLSLSDPAVEPQPTPTT from the coding sequence GTGTCCTCCACCCTCTCGGTCCTGACCCGTAACCGGGACTTCCGCAATCTCTTCCTGGCCGAGCTGGTGGTCTTCGGGGCCGACTGGTTCGTCATGGTGCCGCTGCTCGTGCTGCTGCCCGAGCTGACCGGCAGCGGCGTCTGGGGAGCCCTCGTGCTCGCTCTGGACACCGGTGTCGTGGCGCTGCTGCTGCCGTACACGGGCACGATCGCGGACCGCTTCGACCGCAAGAAGATCATGATGGTGGCGAACCTGGCCGCCCTGGTCGGCGTGCTGCTGCTGCTCGGCGTCCGGGACGCCGGCACCGCCTGGTTGGCGATGGCGGGCATCGCCGTGCTGGCGGTCGCCAAGGCGTTCTACTCGCCCGCCGCCCAGGCCGCCCTGCCCAACGTGCTCGATCCGGAGGAGCTGGCCGCCGGCAACGCGGTCGCCGGCTCGGCGTGGGGCACGATGACCGTGGTCGGCGCCTCGCTCGGCGGGGTGCTGAGCGCGGCCACCGGGCCGTACACCAGCTTCTGGGTGGCGGCGGTCGGCCTGGCGCTGGCGGCGGGCCTGGCCGCGTTGATCCGCCGTCCGTTGCAGGCCCCCCGCGAGGCCGACCGGCCGACGCCGCGCACCTGGGCGGCGATCCGGGAGGCCCTCGGTCACATCGGGCACCGGCCCCGGGTGCTCGCGCTGGTCACCGTGAAGTCGGCGGTCGGCCTGGGCAACGGCGTGCTCACCGTCTTCCCGCTGCTCGCCGCCGTGTACGGGGCGGGCTCCGTCGGCACCGGTCTGCTCTTCGCCGCCCGGGGCGCGGGGGCGCTGGTCGGGCCGATCCTGATGCGCCGGGTGCTCACCAACCGGGCCTGGCTGCTGCCCGGCCTGGCCGTGTCGATGTCCCTGTACGGCCTGTCCTACCTGGGCGCCTCGGTGGCCGGTTGGTTCCCGCTGGTGCTGCTGCTGGTCTTCGTCGCCCACTTCGGCGGCGGCAGCAACTGGGTGCTCTCCAACTTCGCCCTCCAGGGCGAGGTGCCGGACCGGCTGCGCGGCCGGATCTTCGCCACCGACATGATGCTCGCGACGCTGGCCATCTCGGTCAGTCAGCTCGTGGTCGCCTCGGTGGTGGACGTGGTCGACGAGCGGGTGGTGCTGGCCGGCTGCGGCCTGGTGACCCTGGTGTACGCGGTGGGCTGGCGGATCGCCACCCGCCGCCTCTCGCTCTCCGACCCGGCCGTCGAGCCGCAGCCGACGCCGACGACCTGA
- a CDS encoding efflux RND transporter permease subunit — translation MSLLARASLANRGLVALIAVVTALFGAFAVPSLKQQLLPSLEFPGAFVVAVYPGAGPEIVESQVTEPIENSIQGLPGLEKITSTSREGSATVAVEFTFGTDVDDAASKMQTALGRIQAQLPEGVDPQVLTGSTDDLPAVVLAASGGGDEQALAEKLRTTVVPELEGIDGVRTVAVTGTREQVVTITPDPARFAAARLAPTAIGTALKSNGVSIPAGAVTDGTRALPVQVGAPVTTLDELRGIVLTPSAPKAPPVRLGDVATVEQQIAPATAITRTNGKESLGVEVTATLDGNAVRISHEIRDRLADLRADSGAELTVVFDQAPFVEKSIESLTTEGLLGLVMAVVVILVFLLSVRSTVVTAVSIPLSVVVALIALWIGDYSLNLLTLGALTIAVGRVVDDSIVVLENIKRHLEYGEEKRAAIVTAVREVAGAVTASTLTTVAVFAPIALVGGFVGQLFAPFAITVTVALLASLLVSLTVIPVLAYWFLKPRTGADDAEVRRAAEARELRSPLQRAYLPAIGFATRSRATRWITVAVGMLVLLGTFGLSRQLETNFLDDSGQDTLTMTQELPAGAGLAATDQAARTVEEVLARTDGVETYQVTAGGSDRPWEGGGGNNVARWSLALGDDTDAKEMKEVLRERFAPLGDQVGELTFGQGQGDKLEVVVQAADQETLTRAADAARAAMEGTPGVEDVQSGLATRVPRVDVVVDRLAAAKVGLSEAAVGQLVAQAYRGAPLGQVTLDGGQQDVVLRTAATPPLTVEQLRALRVGPVPLDAIADVTEGTGPQQVTRIDGERSVSVTGSATGSNLGATTTELKKRLDAIDVPGATVTVGGASADQQEAFADLGLAVLAAIAIVFLIMVATFRSITQALILLISIPFAATGAIGLLLATGTPLGVPALIGVLMLVGIVVTNAIVLLDLVNQYRAQGMGVTEAVVEGGRRRLRPILMTAVATIFALLPMALGLTGQGGFISQPLAVVVIGGLLSSTLLTLVLVPTLYTMVERTRESLRERRARRSGGSAPDRRADAGAEAPAAVPAAVGAGAADGTADAPPPARPAPSAALVDGTDQFEVLRLPKSRTSPLPPTE, via the coding sequence ATGTCGTTGCTCGCCAGAGCCAGTCTCGCCAACCGGGGTCTCGTCGCCCTGATCGCGGTGGTCACCGCGCTGTTCGGGGCGTTCGCGGTGCCCTCGCTCAAGCAGCAGCTCCTGCCGTCCCTGGAGTTCCCGGGGGCGTTCGTCGTCGCCGTCTACCCCGGCGCCGGCCCCGAGATCGTCGAGTCCCAGGTCACCGAGCCGATCGAGAACAGCATCCAGGGACTGCCCGGGCTGGAGAAGATCACCTCCACCTCCCGGGAGGGCTCGGCCACCGTCGCCGTCGAGTTCACCTTCGGCACAGACGTCGACGACGCGGCCAGCAAGATGCAGACCGCGCTGGGCCGGATCCAGGCGCAGCTGCCCGAGGGCGTCGACCCGCAGGTGCTGACCGGCAGCACCGACGACCTGCCGGCGGTGGTGCTCGCCGCCAGCGGCGGCGGCGACGAGCAGGCGCTGGCCGAGAAGCTGCGCACCACCGTCGTACCCGAGCTGGAGGGGATCGACGGCGTCCGCACGGTCGCGGTGACCGGGACCCGCGAGCAGGTCGTGACGATCACCCCGGACCCGGCCAGGTTCGCCGCCGCCCGGCTCGCCCCCACCGCGATCGGCACGGCGCTCAAGTCCAACGGCGTCTCGATTCCCGCCGGGGCGGTCACCGACGGCACCCGGGCCCTGCCGGTGCAGGTCGGCGCCCCGGTCACCACCCTGGACGAGCTGCGCGGCATCGTGCTGACCCCGAGCGCGCCGAAGGCGCCCCCGGTCCGCCTCGGCGACGTGGCGACGGTGGAGCAGCAGATCGCGCCGGCCACCGCGATCACCCGCACCAACGGCAAGGAGAGCCTCGGCGTCGAGGTCACCGCCACCCTCGACGGCAACGCGGTCCGCATCTCCCACGAGATCCGCGACCGGCTGGCCGACCTGCGCGCCGACTCGGGCGCCGAGCTGACCGTCGTCTTCGACCAGGCGCCGTTCGTGGAGAAGTCGATCGAGAGCCTCACCACCGAGGGCCTGCTCGGCCTGGTGATGGCCGTGGTGGTGATCCTGGTCTTCCTGCTGTCGGTGCGCTCCACGGTGGTCACCGCGGTCTCCATCCCGCTGTCGGTGGTGGTGGCGCTGATCGCGCTCTGGATCGGCGACTACTCGCTCAACCTGCTCACCCTCGGCGCGCTCACCATCGCGGTCGGCCGGGTGGTCGACGACTCGATCGTGGTGTTGGAGAACATCAAACGCCACCTGGAGTACGGCGAGGAGAAGCGGGCCGCGATCGTCACCGCGGTCCGCGAGGTGGCCGGCGCGGTCACCGCGTCCACCCTCACCACGGTCGCCGTGTTCGCGCCGATCGCGCTGGTGGGTGGTTTCGTCGGGCAGCTCTTCGCGCCCTTCGCGATCACCGTGACGGTGGCCCTGCTCGCCTCGCTGTTGGTCTCGCTGACCGTGATCCCGGTGCTGGCGTACTGGTTCCTCAAGCCCCGCACCGGCGCGGACGACGCCGAGGTGCGCCGGGCCGCCGAGGCCAGGGAGCTGCGCAGCCCGTTGCAGCGGGCGTACCTGCCGGCGATCGGGTTCGCCACCCGGTCCCGGGCCACCCGCTGGATCACCGTGGCGGTGGGCATGCTGGTGCTGCTCGGCACCTTCGGCCTCTCCCGGCAGCTCGAGACGAACTTCCTGGACGACTCCGGCCAGGACACCCTCACCATGACGCAGGAGCTGCCGGCCGGCGCCGGCCTGGCCGCCACCGACCAGGCCGCCCGCACGGTCGAGGAGGTGCTGGCCCGCACCGACGGCGTCGAGACGTACCAGGTGACGGCGGGCGGCAGCGACCGGCCGTGGGAGGGCGGCGGCGGCAACAACGTCGCCCGCTGGTCGCTGGCGCTGGGCGACGACACCGACGCGAAGGAGATGAAGGAGGTCCTCCGCGAGCGGTTCGCGCCCCTCGGCGACCAGGTCGGCGAGCTGACCTTCGGCCAGGGGCAGGGCGACAAGCTGGAGGTGGTCGTCCAGGCCGCCGACCAGGAGACGCTGACCCGGGCCGCCGACGCCGCCCGCGCGGCGATGGAGGGCACGCCGGGCGTCGAGGACGTGCAGTCCGGCCTGGCGACCCGGGTGCCGCGCGTCGACGTGGTCGTCGACCGGCTCGCCGCGGCCAAGGTCGGGTTGAGCGAGGCGGCGGTCGGGCAGCTCGTGGCCCAGGCGTACCGGGGTGCCCCGCTCGGGCAGGTGACGCTCGACGGCGGCCAGCAGGACGTGGTCCTGCGGACGGCGGCGACCCCGCCGCTGACCGTGGAGCAACTGCGCGCGCTGCGGGTCGGTCCGGTCCCGCTGGACGCCATCGCCGACGTCACCGAGGGCACCGGGCCGCAGCAGGTCACCCGGATCGACGGTGAGCGCAGCGTCTCGGTGACCGGCTCGGCCACCGGCTCGAACCTCGGCGCGACCACGACCGAGCTGAAGAAGCGGCTGGACGCCATCGACGTGCCGGGCGCGACGGTCACCGTCGGCGGGGCGAGCGCCGACCAGCAGGAGGCCTTCGCCGACCTGGGGCTGGCCGTGCTCGCGGCGATCGCCATCGTCTTCCTGATCATGGTGGCGACCTTCCGCAGCATCACCCAGGCGCTGATCCTGCTGATCTCGATCCCGTTCGCCGCGACCGGCGCGATCGGCCTGCTGCTGGCCACCGGCACCCCGCTCGGCGTGCCGGCGCTGATCGGCGTGCTGATGCTGGTCGGCATCGTGGTGACCAACGCGATCGTGCTGCTCGACCTGGTCAACCAGTACCGGGCGCAGGGGATGGGCGTGACCGAGGCGGTGGTCGAGGGCGGCCGGCGCCGGCTGCGGCCGATCCTGATGACCGCGGTCGCCACCATCTTCGCGCTCCTGCCGATGGCCCTCGGGCTCACCGGGCAGGGCGGGTTCATCTCCCAGCCGCTCGCGGTGGTGGTGATCGGCGGCCTGCTCAGCTCCACGCTGCTGACCCTGGTGCTGGTGCCGACGCTCTACACCATGGTGGAGCGGACCAGGGAGTCGCTGCGGGAGCGGCGGGCCCGGCGCTCCGGTGGGTCCGCCCCCGATCGGCGGGCCGACGCCGGGGCCGAGGCGCCCGCCGCCGTCCCGGCCGCGGTGGGCGCCGGCGCCGCCGACGGTACGGCAGACGCGCCGCCTCCGGCCCGGCCGGCGCCCTCGGCCGCGCTGGTGGACGGCACCGACCAGTTCGAGGTGCTGCGCCTGCCGAAGAGCCGCACGTCGCCGCTGCCCCCGACGGAGTAG
- the thrC gene encoding threonine synthase: protein MWRGLIETYRDRLPVTDATPVVTLHEGNTPLLPAPVLSARLDADVWLKVEGANPTGSFKDRGMTVAVSKAVEAGDKAIICASTGNTSASAAAYAARAGITCAVLVPQGKIALGKLAQALVHGAKLLQVQGNFDDCLALASKLALDYPVALVNSVNPDRLHGQKTAAFEIVEALGDAPDIHCLPVGNAGNVSAYWMGYSEELAVGNATRAPQMYGFQAAGAAPIVTGKVVPEPSTIATAIRIGNPASWTKAVDARDASRGLIAAVTDREILSAYRLLAREVGVFVELGSAASVAGLLQQGAAGRIPAGSRVVCTVTGHGLKDPEWAISTAPSPVTIANDPLSAARSLDLA from the coding sequence ATGTGGCGGGGTCTGATCGAGACGTACCGGGACCGGCTGCCGGTCACCGACGCGACTCCCGTCGTCACCCTGCACGAGGGGAACACTCCGCTGCTGCCCGCGCCGGTGCTCTCCGCGCGGCTCGACGCCGACGTCTGGCTGAAGGTCGAGGGGGCCAACCCGACCGGCTCGTTCAAGGACCGGGGCATGACCGTCGCGGTCTCCAAGGCGGTCGAGGCGGGCGACAAGGCGATCATCTGCGCGTCCACCGGCAACACCAGCGCCTCCGCCGCGGCGTACGCGGCCCGTGCCGGGATCACCTGCGCGGTGCTGGTGCCGCAGGGCAAGATCGCGCTGGGCAAGCTGGCCCAGGCGCTGGTGCACGGCGCGAAGCTGCTCCAGGTGCAGGGCAACTTCGACGACTGCCTGGCGCTCGCCTCGAAGCTCGCCCTGGACTACCCGGTGGCCCTGGTCAACTCCGTCAACCCGGACCGGCTGCACGGGCAGAAGACCGCCGCCTTCGAGATCGTCGAGGCGCTCGGCGACGCCCCGGACATCCACTGCCTGCCGGTCGGCAACGCCGGCAACGTCTCGGCCTACTGGATGGGCTACTCGGAGGAGCTGGCGGTCGGCAACGCCACCCGGGCCCCGCAGATGTACGGCTTCCAGGCCGCCGGGGCGGCCCCGATCGTCACCGGCAAGGTGGTGCCGGAGCCGTCCACCATCGCCACCGCGATCCGGATCGGCAACCCGGCGAGCTGGACGAAGGCGGTCGACGCCCGGGACGCCTCGCGGGGGCTGATCGCGGCGGTCACCGACCGGGAGATCCTGTCGGCGTACCGGCTGCTCGCCCGGGAGGTGGGGGTCTTCGTGGAGCTGGGCAGCGCGGCGAGCGTCGCCGGTCTGCTCCAGCAGGGCGCGGCGGGCCGGATCCCGGCCGGCTCCAGGGTGGTCTGCACGGTCACCGGCCACGGCCTGAAGGACCCGGAGTGGGCCATCTCCACGGCTCCCTCCCCGGTCACCATCGCCAACGACCCCCTCTCCGCCGCCCGCTCCCTCGACCTGGCCTGA
- a CDS encoding homoserine dehydrogenase: MRLALLGCGTVGSEVVRLLHEQSADLAARIGAPLEIAGIAVRRVGRDRGDLPVDPAIFTTDPLALIKREDVDVVVEVVGGIEPARSWLVEALRAGKSVVTANKALLAEDGASLHDAAAEGGADLYYEASVAGAIPLLRPLRESLHGDRINRVTGIVNGTTNFILSAMDATGAGFAEALEEATELGYAEADPTADVEGFDAAAKAAILASLAFHTRVTAADVHREGITEVTAADVASAKAMGCTIKLLCIAARGADAAGRETVSVRVHPAMIPLTHPLASVSDAFNAVFVEAEAAGQLMFYGRGAGGAPTASAVLGDVVAVARNRLAGARAASESAYADLAVRPMGEALTRYHISLDVADRPGVLEAVAGVFARHEVSIATVRQGPAGGGPAGRGDAELVIVTHVAPDAALAATVRELRGLEIVRSVASVLRVEGGA; encoded by the coding sequence GTGCGTTTGGCGCTGCTCGGCTGCGGGACCGTGGGCAGCGAGGTGGTCCGGCTGCTGCACGAGCAGTCGGCCGACCTCGCGGCCCGGATCGGCGCTCCGCTGGAGATCGCCGGCATCGCCGTACGCCGGGTCGGGCGCGACCGCGGCGACCTGCCGGTGGACCCGGCGATCTTCACCACCGACCCGCTCGCGCTGATCAAGCGCGAGGACGTGGACGTGGTGGTCGAGGTCGTCGGCGGCATCGAGCCGGCCCGGAGCTGGCTGGTCGAGGCGCTGCGGGCCGGCAAGAGCGTGGTCACCGCGAACAAGGCGCTGCTGGCCGAGGACGGGGCGTCCCTGCACGACGCGGCCGCCGAGGGTGGCGCCGACCTCTACTACGAGGCCAGCGTGGCCGGGGCGATCCCGCTGCTGCGCCCGCTGCGCGAGTCGCTGCACGGGGACCGGATCAACCGGGTCACCGGCATCGTCAACGGCACCACCAACTTCATCCTCTCCGCCATGGACGCCACCGGCGCCGGCTTCGCCGAGGCGCTGGAGGAGGCGACCGAGCTGGGGTACGCCGAGGCCGACCCGACGGCCGACGTGGAGGGCTTCGACGCCGCCGCCAAGGCGGCCATCCTCGCCTCGCTGGCCTTCCACACCCGGGTCACCGCCGCCGACGTGCACCGCGAGGGCATCACCGAGGTGACCGCGGCGGACGTGGCCAGCGCCAAGGCGATGGGCTGCACCATCAAGCTGCTCTGCATCGCCGCCCGGGGCGCCGACGCCGCCGGCCGGGAGACGGTCAGCGTCCGGGTGCACCCGGCGATGATTCCGCTCACCCACCCCCTGGCCAGCGTCTCCGACGCCTTCAACGCGGTCTTCGTCGAGGCCGAGGCGGCCGGGCAGCTCATGTTCTACGGCCGGGGCGCCGGTGGTGCGCCGACCGCCAGCGCGGTGCTCGGCGACGTGGTGGCGGTGGCCCGCAACCGGCTCGCCGGGGCCCGCGCGGCCAGCGAGTCCGCGTACGCCGACCTGGCGGTGCGGCCGATGGGGGAGGCGCTGACCCGCTACCACATCAGCCTCGACGTGGCCGACCGGCCGGGTGTGCTGGAGGCGGTGGCCGGGGTCTTCGCCCGGCACGAGGTCTCCATCGCCACCGTCCGGCAGGGCCCGGCGGGCGGCGGCCCGGCCGGTCGGGGCGACGCGGAGCTGGTCATCGTCACCCACGTCGCCCCGGACGCCGCGCTCGCCGCCACCGTGCGGGAGCTGCGCGGGCTGGAGATCGTCCGCTCGGTGGCGAGCGTGCTGCGGGTCGAGGGCGGCGCGTAG
- the lysA gene encoding diaminopimelate decarboxylase — protein sequence MRAHEAGALHGDIGHRGPAWLRTPVDVNALVPQLWPRNVARAADGALTVAGLGVRDIAAEFGTPVYVLDEDDLRSRCRDFRAAFSDVDVYYAGKAFLCRAVVRMIAEEGLHLDVCTGGELATALSAGMPPERIGFHGNNKSVAELTRALDAGVGRIILDSFTEIDRLTALARERGVRPGVLIRVTVGVEAHTHEFIATAHEDQKFGFSLAGGAAAAAAFKVLDEGVLDLRGLHSHIGSQIFDASGFEVSARRVLALQAQIRDARGVELPELDLGGGFGIAYTTQDDPASPQDLAKRLRKIVDSECASERLAVPHLSIEPGRAIVGPAVFTLYEVGTVKDVDGIRTYVSVDGGMSDNIRTALYDASYSATLANRASSAPALLARVVGKHCESGDIVVKDEFLPADVQPGDLVAVPGTGAYCRSMASNYNHVPRPPVVAVREGAARLIVRRETEEDLLALDVG from the coding sequence ATGCGCGCGCACGAGGCAGGCGCCCTGCACGGCGACATCGGCCACCGGGGGCCGGCGTGGCTGCGTACCCCGGTCGACGTCAACGCCCTGGTGCCGCAGCTGTGGCCGCGCAACGTCGCGCGCGCCGCGGACGGCGCGCTCACCGTCGCCGGCCTCGGCGTCCGCGACATCGCCGCCGAGTTCGGCACCCCGGTGTACGTGCTCGACGAGGACGACCTGCGCTCGCGCTGCCGCGACTTCCGCGCCGCCTTCAGCGACGTGGACGTCTACTACGCCGGCAAGGCGTTCCTCTGCCGGGCGGTGGTCCGGATGATCGCCGAGGAGGGTCTGCACCTCGACGTCTGCACCGGCGGCGAGCTGGCCACGGCGCTCTCGGCCGGGATGCCGCCCGAGCGGATCGGCTTCCACGGCAACAACAAGTCGGTGGCCGAGCTGACCCGGGCGCTGGACGCCGGGGTCGGGCGGATCATCCTCGACTCGTTCACCGAGATCGACCGGCTCACCGCGCTCGCCCGCGAGCGGGGGGTACGCCCCGGCGTGCTGATCCGGGTCACCGTCGGCGTCGAGGCGCACACCCACGAGTTCATCGCCACCGCCCACGAGGACCAGAAGTTCGGCTTCTCCCTCGCCGGCGGGGCCGCCGCAGCGGCCGCCTTCAAGGTCCTCGACGAGGGCGTGCTGGACCTGCGCGGCCTGCACTCGCACATCGGCTCGCAGATCTTCGACGCCAGCGGCTTCGAGGTCTCCGCCCGCCGGGTGCTCGCCCTGCAGGCGCAGATCCGCGACGCGCGCGGGGTGGAGCTGCCCGAGCTGGACCTCGGCGGTGGCTTCGGCATCGCGTACACCACGCAGGACGACCCGGCCAGCCCGCAGGACCTGGCCAAGCGGCTGCGCAAGATCGTCGACTCGGAGTGCGCCAGCGAGCGGCTGGCCGTGCCGCACCTGTCGATCGAGCCGGGTCGGGCCATCGTCGGCCCCGCGGTCTTCACCCTGTACGAGGTGGGCACCGTCAAGGACGTCGACGGCATCCGGACGTACGTCAGCGTGGACGGCGGGATGAGCGACAACATCCGCACCGCCCTGTACGACGCGTCGTACTCGGCGACGCTGGCCAACCGGGCCTCGTCGGCACCGGCGCTGCTCGCCCGCGTGGTGGGAAAGCATTGTGAGTCCGGGGACATCGTGGTGAAGGATGAATTCCTGCCCGCCGACGTGCAGCCCGGAGATCTTGTGGCGGTGCCCGGCACGGGCGCCTACTGCCGCAGCATGGCCAGCAACTACAACCACGTGCCCCGGCCCCCGGTGGTCGCGGTGCGCGAGGGCGCGGCCCGGCTGATCGTCCGGCGGGAGACCGAAGAGGACCTGCTCGCTTTGGATGTGGGATGA